The genome window TCCGAACTGGTAGACCGTGAACTAACGGAAAGCGACAACCCGATTTATACCGGACTGGATGAAGTTACCGAAGTGACTGCCCTGGACTCACAGGGCACAAAAAAGGTCAAGAAAATATTGAAAGATCCGGAGCGGCTGCGCGATGGTATACTGCTGAAAGAAATACTGGGGCCTCCCAAATCACGGCGCCGTCACCACCACTCATTCTGAAATACGCAATTCTGCATGGTGATCCGTGTTCTGGCCGATCAATATCATTATCAGCTCAAGCAGCACCTGCACCCATCCGTCAAACTCGAGACTTATGATCCTGTTTCCGGATGGTCGGATGAACAGATCCGTCAGGCTGATGCCCTGATCGTCCGGACGGTCACGCCCGTAAACAGCCGGACGGTGCCATCATATCACCGGCTCAGATTCGTCGCTACTGCATCCGCCGGGCGAGATCATCTTGATGAGGAGTGGCTGCAGGAAAACAACATCCGGTTTACGGATGCCAAGGGATCCAATGCCCGCAGCGTGGCTGAGTATGTGGCAGTTAGCGTCCTGATCAGCCAACTTGTCCCGGAAGACGAGCGACGGCACCTCAGGGCCGGTATTGTAGGTGCCGGTTTCACCGGATCGGCAACTGCACAAATTCTCGATGCGCTGGGTTTCGACTGCGTTTTGTACGACCCCCCGCTTGAGGAGCGAACCCGTACCTTTCGCTCCGCCTCGCTTGATGACGTTCTTGATACGGATATCATCAGTTTCCATGTCCCGCTGAATAAAACCGGCCGGCATGCTACGCAGCACTGGTACGATTCCGGCAAGATCCGGGCATATCCGAAAAAACTGGTGATTAATGCATCGCGGGGCGGCGTTGTGGACGAGTCCTCCCTGCTGAAGGCCGTACACGAAGACCATATTGCAAACTATATATTAGATGTCTGGGAGCAGGAGCCGTTTTTTAATGACCAGGCTGCGCAAAACGCCCTGCTGGCAACACCTCACATCGCCGGATATTCACTGGAAGCCAAGCGCAATGCGACAATAAAGGTTTGCGACGATTTGCACTCGTTTTTCGGGATTGAAAATCCGGTCCGGCCGGAACCTGATATCCGGTTTATCAAGTACGATGATCCTGATGTATCTCTTGAGCAGGTTATACGTACCGTACACCCTGCAGGCATATATGACTCGGCGCTGCGAGACCTGATCGGTCTGGCTGATGACAAAAAAAGGTCATTATTCCATGACATCCGGCAACATACTCCGCTCAGAAATGAATTCAACCGTATCGCCCTTCCGGATCAGCTCGCCGACCGGTACCCAGCGCTTGAAAAGCTGGGGTTTTTACGTGCATCGAACTAATGACCGCATATGAGCTGATATCGCGCACACCCTCCCGGAATGCTGAACACTCCTGAAAAATATTGGAAAAACACGTGACAGACCGCATCATCCCTAAACGACATACATCCCCCGGCAGACGAATTACAGCTGTAGCTCCGGGCATAGTCTTGCTGCTGGCACTGTTCTGGCTGGGACATGATTTAAATATTGACGAGCGGATCGTTCTGTTTCGCTATTTATGCATGGCTTTTGCCGGAGCCATGGCCTTTATCACTCCCCATCTGCTCTTTCCGGACGGAGATAAAACGCTGATCCAGCAGCTTAATCTCTCTCCCCGTCACCTCTTGCTGCATCACGTGACGAAAGTCAAGGCTTTGTGGTTTTTTTCGATTGCCGCTGTCTTCATCATCGCTTTCGGCGACTCCTCGCAGCCAACAGGATCATTCCATGAAAAAACCCGCCTGCTGGGGATGGGGATTGTTGCCCTCAGCGCTGTCATGCTTTATGCTCTCTACTGCTTTGCCACCATCGGCGAAACATCCCAGCGCTGGAATGAAGGGAAAATCGGCAAACAGGTTTTTGACTCCATGGAAAAAGTGGGAAAAAGCACACCCGTCGCCGCAGGCATGTATCCGACATTCATAAGCACGATACTGGTTACCTTTTTCGGGATGATGTCGGTTGTTGTCTCAGCTTCCATACCTCAGGCACAACTGGCGGTAGTGCCCTTTGCCGCGCTTGCGGCGTATTCCGGTTTTCGGCTTGGCAGAGAAGCAAAAAGATACGACCGGCTCTACTATCAAAGTGACGCCTTTTACGATGAACTGTTTACCAATCCGTCAACCGGCACCAAAGAGTCCCGGGAACCTGCCGGTTATGATGCTGTTTACTGGGTTCCGGGCCGCTGGCGTCCGGCTGTCTGGAGCCAGATCATACAGCTGGACCGAAAGCGTCCCATGGGCAGAATCATCGCCCTTCTGAGCTTCACCTACTTTCTGCTGATTTACCTTGGAGTTCCGGAAAGCTGGCACTCAGGCTGGCTGATATTCTGGATTTTGTCTAAAAACATGCTGGCCTGGCCGGCATCACAAAAAGCGATGTCCCCGCCTCTGTTTCACTGGTGGATGATGCCTCCGCACGACTGGATTGCCGCAAGATTTTTCCTTCAGCTGCGCTGGACGTTTGTGCTGCTGCTGACAACCGCAGCCGCTGCACTGTTCTCCGGTGCAGTGACCTGGACCGCCGTCGGGATATGGATCATTCTGGATGTTTTCGTGTCCCTCCTGTCGGCCGTAGTACTTACCCGCATCAATGAATATGCCTTTAAAAAACGTTATGTATGAGTGACTTTCTGACCGTCAACAATCTGTCCAAACGCTATGGTACCGGTCCCATGGTGATATCGGGACTGAACCATCAGTTTTCAAAGGGGAAAGCAACCGGACTGATCGGAGCCAACGGATCGGGTAAAACCACCTTTCTGCGACTGGTTTCGGTTACCGCATTCCCGACCGAAGGCAATATTACATTCAAAGGCAGATCCATTTATGATGCTCCTCATGAATTTCTGAAGCATATTGGTATTGTTACCGATGCCACCGACCTGCCGGTTTACCTGAGTGCATCTGAACTGCTTGAATGGACATTGCGCGCCAGAAAAAAGTGGGACGACAACTCATCACAAAAAAGTATAGATAACCTGTTCGCCAGATTGAAATTTGATGAGCGCAGACACAACCTGATCGGGACGTATTCCAGCGGAATGCTTCAAAAAACCATGCTCGCCTGCAGTCTGATTACGGAGCCGGAGATTATCCTTCTGGATGAACCGTTTCGTGCCCTTGACGAGGGAAGCAAAAAGGCCTCCATCGAAATACTGGAAGAGTTCAAGGAAAACGGCGGAACCATCCTGGTGTCCAGTCACCTGAGGAGAAGCCTGGCCCGGATCTGTGACGATTATATCAACTTTCCGGTAACAAGCGGATAAGGTGCTCTCATGACGGGGTCACCGGCTTGCGGAAAGTCCGGTTTAAATGAATTCCTTTTCTATCCGGGGTCAGCCGGTATCAGCCGGCTTCATCCAACCGGAAGAGGGTTTG of Natronogracilivirga saccharolytica contains these proteins:
- a CDS encoding NAD(P)-dependent oxidoreductase; translation: MVIRVLADQYHYQLKQHLHPSVKLETYDPVSGWSDEQIRQADALIVRTVTPVNSRTVPSYHRLRFVATASAGRDHLDEEWLQENNIRFTDAKGSNARSVAEYVAVSVLISQLVPEDERRHLRAGIVGAGFTGSATAQILDALGFDCVLYDPPLEERTRTFRSASLDDVLDTDIISFHVPLNKTGRHATQHWYDSGKIRAYPKKLVINASRGGVVDESSLLKAVHEDHIANYILDVWEQEPFFNDQAAQNALLATPHIAGYSLEAKRNATIKVCDDLHSFFGIENPVRPEPDIRFIKYDDPDVSLEQVIRTVHPAGIYDSALRDLIGLADDKKRSLFHDIRQHTPLRNEFNRIALPDQLADRYPALEKLGFLRASN
- a CDS encoding ABC transporter ATP-binding protein, with product MSDFLTVNNLSKRYGTGPMVISGLNHQFSKGKATGLIGANGSGKTTFLRLVSVTAFPTEGNITFKGRSIYDAPHEFLKHIGIVTDATDLPVYLSASELLEWTLRARKKWDDNSSQKSIDNLFARLKFDERRHNLIGTYSSGMLQKTMLACSLITEPEIILLDEPFRALDEGSKKASIEILEEFKENGGTILVSSHLRRSLARICDDYINFPVTSG